A portion of the Edaphobacter lichenicola genome contains these proteins:
- a CDS encoding methyl-accepting chemotaxis protein, which translates to MRLLELLHSSDQDAQLLEPIYRVGDRFMVWTIEALGLLCLVFAFFGSTGFAVVLIDGLLAAAAWLFYRRYGGTLRLRVINAVLLMSYSALMIQEFHGLIETHFGIFALLAFLVCYRDWRPLVAGAATIATHHLLFFQLHKMNLPFFAFPCGHGFGMVLVHALYVVIETVVLVYLAMVSREEAIRMAHDLNAERGRLEQIERVAQTIDQAASELTAVAEESERLAQEQLTEVQKVAYAFEAVSAGNEDIARRTESAKTKTRIALEQIEESNMVLSETMERIQGISVGIMAATTEVEKLETQMGSIAEILKLIRSIASNTHMLSLNASIEASRAGAAGRGFNVVAAEIRGLAQSSEQSTSRIETMVKGLMEQAAHARREITTNSTTALAELEHLEAIRKRLRRLTECSMEIRESTQEIAHSANSQCAETNKVTKPLGVLGDSVQRGAAHTRRLIGTIMSLNGLIGQST; encoded by the coding sequence ATGCGTCTGCTTGAACTTCTTCACTCATCCGATCAGGATGCTCAGTTGCTGGAACCGATCTACAGGGTCGGCGACCGCTTCATGGTATGGACCATAGAGGCGTTAGGGTTACTTTGCCTGGTGTTCGCATTCTTTGGGTCGACTGGGTTTGCTGTGGTACTGATCGATGGCCTGCTGGCGGCTGCCGCATGGCTGTTTTATCGCAGATACGGAGGCACCCTACGGCTCCGTGTGATTAATGCTGTGCTTCTCATGTCTTACTCCGCACTGATGATCCAGGAGTTTCACGGCCTGATCGAAACTCACTTCGGCATCTTCGCGCTCCTCGCATTCCTGGTTTGCTATCGCGACTGGCGACCGCTGGTTGCAGGCGCTGCCACGATCGCCACGCACCATCTTTTATTTTTCCAGCTCCACAAAATGAACCTTCCGTTCTTTGCCTTCCCTTGCGGGCATGGCTTTGGGATGGTGTTAGTGCACGCTCTGTATGTTGTGATCGAGACAGTTGTGCTGGTCTACCTGGCGATGGTCTCGCGCGAAGAGGCTATTCGCATGGCTCACGATCTTAATGCGGAGCGAGGCAGGCTGGAGCAGATCGAACGCGTGGCCCAGACGATCGATCAGGCTGCGAGCGAGTTGACGGCTGTGGCAGAAGAAAGCGAACGGCTGGCGCAGGAGCAACTCACTGAAGTGCAGAAGGTGGCTTATGCGTTTGAGGCTGTAAGCGCGGGGAATGAGGATATTGCAAGAAGAACGGAGTCGGCGAAGACGAAGACCAGGATTGCGCTCGAACAGATTGAAGAGAGCAACATGGTGCTGAGCGAGACGATGGAGCGGATTCAGGGGATATCCGTCGGCATCATGGCGGCAACGACGGAGGTAGAGAAGCTGGAGACGCAGATGGGATCGATCGCTGAGATTTTGAAGCTGATTCGTTCGATCGCTTCGAATACGCATATGCTCTCGCTGAACGCCAGCATCGAGGCGTCTCGCGCAGGTGCGGCAGGGCGTGGCTTCAACGTGGTTGCGGCGGAGATACGCGGGCTGGCGCAGAGTTCGGAGCAGTCTACCAGTCGAATTGAGACGATGGTGAAGGGTCTGATGGAACAGGCAGCACATGCGAGACGAGAGATCACGACCAATTCCACGACGGCATTGGCAGAGCTGGAGCATCTTGAGGCAATCCGAAAGAGACTGCGTCGTTTGACGGAGTGCTCGATGGAGATTCGTGAATCGACTCAGGAGATCGCGCACTCGGCGAATAGTCAGTGTGCCGAGACAAACAAAGTGACAAAGCCGCTTGGTGTGCTGGGGGATTCAGTGCAACGAGGTGCCGCACACACGCGCAGGCTGATTGGAACGATTATGAGCCTGAACGGGCTGATCGGTCAGAGCACGTAG
- a CDS encoding alpha/beta fold hydrolase, with the protein MSTFTTKDGTEIFYKDWGTGSPVVFSHGWPLNADAWDLQMMFLADKGYRVIAHDRRGHGRSSQPWNGNNMDTYADDLAELAEHLDLKGATHVGHSTGGGEVARYIGRHGSKRVAKAVLISAVPPIMLKTEANPAGLPISVFDGLRAGVLADRSEFFKDLSLPFYGYNKPDAKPSQGVRDEFWREGMLMSIKGAYDCIKQFSETDFTEDLKKIDVPTLILHGDADQIVPIVAAGLLSAKIVKNATLKVYPGAPHGMCTTLADKVNADLLAFLKS; encoded by the coding sequence ATGAGCACATTCACTACTAAGGACGGCACCGAAATCTTTTACAAAGACTGGGGCACCGGAAGCCCTGTCGTCTTCTCGCATGGCTGGCCTTTGAACGCCGACGCCTGGGATCTTCAGATGATGTTTCTTGCCGACAAAGGCTATCGTGTCATCGCGCACGACCGCCGCGGACACGGCCGCTCCAGCCAACCCTGGAACGGCAACAACATGGACACCTACGCCGACGATCTCGCCGAACTTGCCGAACACCTCGATCTGAAGGGGGCAACCCACGTCGGCCATTCCACCGGCGGAGGCGAAGTGGCACGCTACATCGGCCGTCACGGCAGCAAACGAGTCGCCAAAGCCGTCCTCATCAGCGCCGTGCCTCCAATCATGTTGAAGACCGAAGCAAATCCCGCGGGCCTGCCGATCTCAGTCTTTGACGGTCTTCGCGCTGGTGTTCTTGCCGATCGCTCTGAATTCTTCAAAGATCTCAGCCTGCCCTTCTACGGCTATAACAAGCCAGACGCAAAACCCTCCCAAGGCGTCCGCGACGAGTTCTGGCGTGAGGGAATGCTCATGTCGATCAAGGGCGCCTATGACTGCATCAAGCAGTTCTCCGAGACTGATTTCACCGAAGACCTCAAAAAAATCGACGTGCCCACCCTGATTCTCCACGGGGATGCTGACCAGATCGTACCAATCGTCGCCGCTGGCCTTCTCTCAGCAAAGATCGTCAAAAACGCGACCCTCAAGGTCTATCCCGGAGCACCGCACGGCATGTGTACGACGCTAGCCGATAAAGTGAACGCTGACCTGCTGGCCTTCCTCAAGTCATAA
- a CDS encoding serine/threonine-protein kinase yields MKRREIKQYEFVRKIGTGGSGVVFLANDTLLQRPVVLKLLKRGNLTIEQMRATQLREARLASAIDHPNVCAIYDVGEAPEEDGNGEEAYIVMQYIPGKSLDKLIAEGPASLQLVLSAGIQTSDGLSAAHNLGIFHRDLKPANVMLTDGGLIKILDFGLARRLRPDQAEFDPAGPTNKRTPAAPGATYTARGGTIAYMAPEQFVTGQSSVQSDIFALGLILYELATGRHPFHRPDAAEFQSIRAIQFADPPSIREIVPNLPVELESVILRCLEKQPSARFSSAAEVREALKTIMMAMQLDSVLLPGDNISLRPTQGRLALDTPEEEKRTTGILSMLAERFRESGTASVSNQNSIVVLPFVNFGPADVAPLYGYALADAIATRLTRMSTLVVRPSSSFMNIPTHQLDPLSIGKKLLVNFVLAGNFLRSDQGFDLNWQLLDVPGQSVRAGGSINVASFDLVSVQSEICNEVFSTLQGFGDLASHDTHRAASLSEDVSEEYLQARAVLSSFMTRTGSREDLDRACELFTNVTKQNEKYAPSWSGLGITHLQYARHGLGGQMHVLEARRAFDKALALDPGSVEANLYRVYMLLSRGEKESARHGIENLLQTAGNDWNVRLVAGQTLRIDGMYDEALDQFNASLRMNPANAAMIYNHRARVYQYQNQMELAADEIEKGLTLEPRQPLLRISLGYQQMRTGDLPKAIETLENVIRDDSSLRIVFPTIALCYVQLGDRPKAASFIVDETLSAAEADSEMAYRLATYFALEGDESEALHWLRRAIYLGNENYPWFSKNPAWRKLQGHADFERILEDLKKSYRRNQKNWKRLLAQVRN; encoded by the coding sequence ATGAAGCGCCGCGAAATCAAGCAGTACGAGTTTGTCCGCAAGATCGGAACAGGCGGCAGCGGCGTCGTCTTTCTAGCCAACGACACCCTTCTTCAGCGCCCCGTCGTCCTCAAACTCCTAAAACGCGGCAACCTCACCATCGAGCAGATGCGCGCCACTCAACTCCGCGAAGCTCGCCTCGCTTCAGCTATCGACCACCCGAACGTCTGCGCCATCTACGACGTAGGCGAAGCCCCCGAAGAGGACGGCAACGGCGAAGAAGCATATATCGTTATGCAGTACATTCCCGGCAAGAGCCTCGACAAGCTCATCGCCGAAGGCCCCGCCAGCCTGCAGCTCGTCCTCTCTGCCGGCATCCAGACCTCCGACGGTCTCTCCGCCGCCCATAACCTCGGCATCTTCCACCGCGACCTCAAACCCGCCAATGTCATGCTCACCGACGGTGGCCTCATCAAGATCCTCGACTTCGGCCTCGCCCGCCGCCTCCGTCCTGACCAGGCAGAGTTCGACCCCGCAGGCCCTACCAACAAGCGCACACCCGCTGCTCCCGGAGCAACCTACACCGCCCGCGGCGGCACCATCGCATACATGGCGCCCGAGCAGTTCGTCACCGGCCAGTCCAGCGTCCAGTCCGACATCTTCGCCCTCGGTCTCATCCTGTATGAGCTCGCGACCGGCCGTCATCCTTTCCACCGTCCCGATGCAGCTGAGTTCCAATCGATTCGCGCCATCCAGTTCGCCGATCCACCCTCTATTCGCGAGATCGTCCCCAACCTCCCCGTCGAACTCGAATCCGTCATCCTGCGCTGCCTCGAAAAACAACCATCTGCCCGCTTCAGCTCCGCTGCCGAGGTCCGCGAAGCCCTCAAGACCATCATGATGGCCATGCAGCTCGACTCCGTACTTCTCCCTGGAGACAACATCTCCCTCCGCCCCACCCAAGGCCGTCTCGCTCTGGACACACCCGAAGAAGAGAAGCGCACCACTGGTATCCTCTCCATGCTCGCAGAGCGTTTCCGCGAGTCAGGTACCGCCTCCGTCAGCAACCAGAACAGCATCGTCGTTTTACCCTTCGTCAACTTTGGCCCGGCCGACGTCGCTCCGCTCTACGGCTATGCCCTCGCCGATGCCATCGCCACACGTCTCACCCGCATGTCCACCCTGGTCGTTCGTCCGTCCAGCTCCTTCATGAACATCCCGACCCATCAGCTTGATCCGCTCAGCATCGGCAAAAAGCTCTTGGTCAACTTCGTTCTCGCCGGCAACTTCCTCCGTTCCGATCAGGGCTTCGACCTAAACTGGCAGCTCCTCGACGTGCCCGGCCAGAGCGTCCGCGCTGGCGGCTCCATCAACGTCGCCTCCTTCGATCTCGTCTCCGTTCAATCCGAGATCTGCAACGAGGTCTTCAGCACCCTGCAAGGCTTCGGAGATCTTGCCTCCCACGACACTCACCGCGCAGCCTCGCTCTCCGAAGATGTCTCCGAGGAGTACCTTCAGGCCCGCGCCGTGCTCTCCTCCTTCATGACACGCACCGGCAGCCGCGAAGACCTCGATCGCGCCTGCGAGCTTTTCACCAATGTGACCAAGCAGAACGAGAAGTATGCCCCAAGCTGGTCCGGCCTCGGCATCACTCACCTCCAATACGCTCGGCACGGCCTCGGCGGCCAAATGCACGTGCTCGAAGCCCGCCGCGCCTTCGACAAGGCCCTCGCTCTTGATCCCGGCTCCGTCGAAGCCAACCTCTACCGCGTCTACATGCTCCTCTCCCGCGGCGAAAAAGAGTCTGCCCGTCACGGCATCGAGAACCTCCTCCAGACCGCTGGCAATGACTGGAACGTCCGGCTCGTCGCAGGTCAGACCCTCCGCATCGACGGCATGTACGACGAAGCCCTCGACCAGTTCAATGCCTCCCTCCGCATGAACCCTGCAAACGCGGCGATGATCTACAACCATCGCGCCCGCGTCTACCAGTACCAAAACCAGATGGAACTCGCCGCCGACGAGATTGAAAAGGGTCTCACCCTGGAGCCCCGCCAGCCTCTCCTCCGAATCTCCCTCGGCTACCAACAGATGCGCACCGGTGATCTCCCGAAGGCCATCGAAACCCTCGAAAATGTCATCCGCGACGACTCCTCCCTCCGCATCGTCTTTCCCACGATTGCTCTCTGCTACGTCCAGCTAGGCGATCGCCCGAAGGCCGCCAGCTTCATCGTCGACGAAACCCTCTCCGCCGCCGAAGCCGACAGCGAGATGGCCTACCGCCTCGCCACTTACTTCGCGTTAGAAGGCGACGAATCCGAAGCCCTCCACTGGCTTCGCCGCGCCATCTATCTCGGCAACGAAAACTATCCGTGGTTCAGCAAAAACCCCGCCTGGCGAAAGCTCCAGGGCCACGCCGACTTCGAACGCATCCTCGAAGACCTCAAAAAGAGCTACCGCCGCAACCAGAAAAACTGGAAGCGCCTTCTCGCCCAGGTCCGCAACTAA
- a CDS encoding sodium:solute symporter family protein, whose protein sequence is MNLSIIDWLIMLVYFVFVLGIGFALKRYMRTSNDFFLAGRSIPAWVCGLAFISANLGAQEVIGMGASGAKYGIITSHFYWIGAIPAMVFVGIFMMPFYYGSKARSVPEYLRMRFDEKTRAVNAFSFAIMTVLSSGISMYAMALLIQTLGLLHGVIPDAYIFHVSVFLSAIIVLGYIFLGGLTSAIYNEVLQFFLIVAGFAPLVWIGLRNVGGWQGIKQTLPATMTHSWRGMAHASTNTLGVEWVGLAMGLGFVLSFGYWCTDFLVIQRAMAADSEVSARRVPLIAAIPKMFFPFLVILPGLIAVTVTSHMAGAGSPTTISTVAPNGTPLPLDDQHPHGIIPVKTDPLSGKPVLNSNGTPVYNYDLAIPVMLLHFFPTGILGLGLTALLASFMSGMAGNVTAFNTVWTYDIYQAYINKRGTDAHYLWMGRMATIGGVALSVAAAYLVTNFNNIMDALQLVFSIVNAPLFATFLLGMFWKRTTGHGAFTGLLAGTGAALLHHGLTIPTDAHPGIHGGWIAIVHHYPSDMAQNFWTAIFAFTINLLVTTAVSLVTKPRPEPELVGLVYSLTPKPIDTHLSWYQKPAILGVVVIVMLIALNLVFA, encoded by the coding sequence GTGAATCTTTCCATTATTGACTGGCTCATCATGCTGGTCTATTTCGTCTTCGTTCTGGGCATCGGCTTCGCGCTCAAGCGCTACATGCGTACCTCGAACGATTTTTTCCTCGCGGGCCGTTCTATACCCGCCTGGGTCTGCGGCCTTGCCTTCATCTCCGCCAACCTCGGTGCTCAGGAGGTAATCGGCATGGGGGCTTCCGGTGCGAAGTATGGCATCATCACCAGCCACTTCTATTGGATCGGTGCCATCCCCGCCATGGTGTTCGTCGGCATCTTCATGATGCCCTTCTACTACGGGTCAAAAGCCCGCTCCGTCCCCGAATACCTCCGCATGCGCTTCGACGAGAAGACCCGCGCCGTCAATGCCTTCTCCTTCGCCATCATGACCGTTCTAAGCTCCGGCATCTCGATGTACGCGATGGCGCTGCTCATCCAGACCCTCGGTCTCCTCCACGGCGTCATCCCCGATGCCTACATCTTCCACGTCTCCGTCTTCTTATCGGCGATCATCGTCCTGGGTTATATCTTCCTCGGCGGCCTTACCAGTGCCATCTACAACGAAGTCCTCCAGTTCTTCCTCATCGTCGCCGGCTTCGCCCCTCTGGTCTGGATCGGCCTGCGCAACGTAGGCGGCTGGCAGGGTATCAAGCAGACCCTCCCCGCCACGATGACCCACTCCTGGCGCGGCATGGCCCACGCATCCACCAACACCCTCGGTGTCGAGTGGGTCGGTCTCGCCATGGGCCTCGGCTTTGTCCTCTCCTTCGGCTACTGGTGCACCGACTTCCTCGTCATCCAGCGCGCCATGGCCGCCGACTCCGAGGTCTCCGCCCGCCGCGTACCTCTCATCGCCGCCATCCCGAAGATGTTCTTCCCCTTCCTGGTCATCCTCCCGGGCCTCATCGCCGTCACCGTCACCAGCCACATGGCCGGAGCAGGCAGTCCTACGACTATCTCCACCGTCGCCCCCAACGGCACCCCGCTCCCGCTCGATGACCAGCACCCCCACGGCATCATCCCCGTCAAGACCGATCCCCTCAGCGGCAAACCCGTGCTAAATAGCAACGGCACCCCGGTCTATAACTACGACCTCGCCATACCAGTTATGCTCCTGCATTTCTTCCCAACCGGCATCCTCGGCCTCGGCCTGACGGCTCTTCTGGCCAGCTTCATGTCCGGCATGGCCGGCAACGTCACTGCCTTCAACACCGTCTGGACCTACGACATCTACCAGGCCTACATCAACAAGCGCGGCACCGATGCCCACTATCTCTGGATGGGCCGCATGGCCACCATCGGCGGGGTCGCGCTCTCTGTCGCCGCAGCCTACCTCGTCACCAACTTCAACAACATCATGGACGCGCTCCAGCTCGTCTTCTCCATCGTCAACGCACCTCTCTTCGCAACCTTCCTCCTCGGCATGTTCTGGAAGCGCACCACAGGCCACGGAGCCTTCACCGGCCTCCTCGCCGGCACGGGAGCAGCGCTGCTCCATCATGGCCTCACCATCCCCACCGACGCCCACCCCGGCATCCACGGCGGCTGGATCGCCATCGTCCACCACTACCCCAGCGACATGGCGCAGAACTTCTGGACCGCCATCTTTGCCTTCACTATCAATCTGCTCGTCACGACTGCGGTCTCACTCGTCACCAAGCCGCGCCCTGAGCCCGAACTCGTAGGCCTCGTCTACTCTCTCACCCCCAAGCCGATCGATACCCATCTGAGCTGGTATCAAAAACCCGCAATCCTTGGCGTCGTCGTCATCGTCATGCTCATCGCCCTCAACCTTGTCTTCGCCTAG